One window from the genome of Echinicola vietnamensis DSM 17526 encodes:
- a CDS encoding glycoside hydrolase family 10 protein → MTLTWTRTVLMMMLTLLPFTMAMAQKSPKRELRAAWIATVNNIDWPSKPGLPASQQREEYVLLLDSLAAAGMNAVVMQIRPTADTFYPSSYEPWSAYLTGKQGQAPSSYYNPLAFMIAEAKKRNLEFHAWFNPYRASNSSDFIPSADHPLVKHPDWFVQYGGKWYYDPGIPAAQEFVLRSIIEVVKHYDLDAVHFDDYFYPYKIAGEEFPDKGSFEQFGSHFDDIEEWRRHNVDYFVEELSKRIKTEKPFVKFGISPFGVWRNLDRDPKGSATKAGQTNYDDLYADVLKWLREGWIDYVTPQIYWHIGFELAEYKTLVKWWAENSYGRDVYIGQGIYRLGQKGWEDKNEVVNQIQYNRTFPMVKGSMFFSAKTILQRKENIHDQLAKVYPSPALPPVMSWIDQTPPDAPDQLSASGSPDTGITLEWEENARGGAQYFVIYRSEDLNNLDINNPQQIVAKVPCSAYGQQSWKDEDIQKRTTYHYCLTAVDRLHNESNASTTISVTTRGKRKRVAGE, encoded by the coding sequence ATGACCTTAACCTGGACCCGCACCGTATTAATGATGATGTTGACGCTATTGCCGTTCACCATGGCCATGGCTCAAAAATCTCCCAAACGAGAACTCAGGGCTGCGTGGATTGCCACGGTAAACAACATCGACTGGCCTAGCAAACCGGGGCTTCCTGCGTCCCAGCAACGGGAAGAATATGTCCTGCTGCTCGACAGCCTGGCCGCTGCGGGCATGAATGCAGTCGTCATGCAGATCCGCCCCACAGCGGACACCTTTTATCCTTCCAGCTATGAACCTTGGTCCGCATATTTAACTGGAAAGCAAGGACAGGCTCCTTCCTCCTACTACAATCCTTTGGCCTTTATGATTGCCGAAGCAAAAAAGAGAAACCTCGAATTCCATGCTTGGTTTAACCCTTACCGGGCATCAAACAGTTCGGATTTTATCCCGTCTGCCGACCATCCCTTGGTGAAGCATCCGGATTGGTTTGTACAGTATGGAGGGAAATGGTATTACGATCCAGGAATCCCCGCAGCACAGGAATTTGTGCTGCGGTCCATCATTGAGGTGGTCAAACACTACGACCTCGACGCCGTTCATTTTGACGATTATTTTTACCCTTACAAGATCGCTGGGGAGGAATTTCCTGACAAGGGCTCATTTGAGCAATTCGGAAGCCACTTTGATGACATTGAGGAATGGAGAAGACATAATGTAGATTATTTTGTCGAAGAATTGTCCAAGAGGATAAAAACGGAAAAGCCCTTTGTCAAATTCGGCATCAGTCCCTTTGGGGTTTGGCGAAACCTAGACAGGGATCCCAAAGGCTCAGCCACTAAAGCAGGTCAGACCAATTATGATGACTTGTATGCTGATGTCCTGAAATGGCTACGTGAAGGTTGGATCGATTACGTCACTCCACAAATATACTGGCATATTGGGTTTGAATTGGCAGAATACAAAACATTGGTAAAATGGTGGGCCGAAAATAGCTATGGACGTGACGTCTACATCGGCCAAGGCATTTATCGCTTGGGCCAAAAAGGATGGGAAGACAAAAATGAAGTTGTCAACCAAATTCAGTACAACAGGACATTTCCCATGGTCAAAGGAAGCATGTTCTTCAGTGCCAAGACCATTCTCCAACGCAAGGAAAATATCCATGATCAGTTGGCAAAAGTATATCCAAGCCCTGCGCTCCCTCCGGTCATGTCGTGGATCGACCAAACGCCACCGGATGCTCCCGATCAGCTGTCGGCATCAGGCAGTCCTGACACGGGAATCACCTTGGAATGGGAGGAAAATGCAAGGGGAGGTGCCCAATATTTCGTAATTTACCGTTCTGAAGATCTTAACAACCTTGACATCAACAATCCGCAGCAAATAGTGGCCAAGGTTCCCTGCTCCGCATACGGGCAGCAAAGCTGGAAGGATGAAGACATCCAAAAACGGACCACTTACCACTATTGCCTAACGGCCGTGGACAGGCTACACAACGAAAGTAACGCCTCCACCACCATCAGCGTCACCACACGAGGTAAAAGAAAACGTGTGGCAGGTGAGTAA
- a CDS encoding N-acetylmuramoyl-L-alanine amidase encodes MMNYTNYQAFVLFTALGILLFSCSPKPYADINKAHQKQVDAQVEKITATPLVKKDAADTTHLNDLWVGTTNFSIRKPNFVVIHHTAQDSLEQTIHTFTIPRTQVSSHYVISRDGTIVQMLNDYLRSWHAGRGKWGHDTDLNSASLGIELDNNGKEPFTEEQINSLLKLLKRLKEDYNIPTANFIGHADLAPRRKVDPSIHFPWKRLAEEGFGLWYDDFLLMDIDLPTGDMGYKTETVMLEAVPDSFHPLEALRIIGYDISDPGAAIQSFKLHFIQQDIDSPLTENDIRILHNLYKKYL; translated from the coding sequence ATGATGAATTATACCAATTATCAAGCGTTTGTTCTATTTACCGCACTAGGAATATTGCTCTTTTCATGCAGTCCAAAACCCTATGCGGATATCAACAAGGCCCACCAAAAACAGGTGGATGCACAGGTGGAAAAAATCACAGCCACTCCCCTCGTAAAAAAAGACGCTGCTGACACCACCCATCTCAATGACCTCTGGGTAGGCACTACCAACTTCAGCATCAGAAAACCAAACTTTGTGGTTATTCACCACACTGCTCAGGATTCACTGGAACAAACCATTCATACCTTCACCATTCCCAGAACACAAGTCAGCTCGCATTATGTCATCAGCCGGGATGGTACCATCGTCCAGATGCTCAATGACTACCTTCGATCTTGGCATGCCGGCCGCGGGAAATGGGGACATGACACCGACCTCAACTCCGCTTCATTGGGGATCGAACTGGACAATAACGGCAAAGAACCTTTCACCGAAGAACAGATCAATAGCCTACTCAAATTACTCAAACGGCTCAAAGAAGATTACAATATCCCCACAGCCAATTTCATTGGCCATGCTGACCTGGCTCCGAGACGAAAAGTAGATCCCAGCATCCATTTTCCTTGGAAACGGCTAGCGGAAGAGGGCTTTGGCTTATGGTATGATGACTTTCTCCTGATGGATATTGACCTTCCCACAGGGGACATGGGCTATAAAACCGAAACCGTCATGCTGGAAGCCGTTCCCGATTCGTTTCACCCACTCGAAGCATTGCGGATCATTGGCTACGATATCAGCGACCCGGGGGCGGCCATTCAGTCATTCAAACTCCATTTTATCCAACAGGACATTGATTCACCCCTGACGGAGAATGACATCCGTATATTGCATAATTTGTATAAGAAATACCTTTAA
- a CDS encoding AAA family ATPase, with amino-acid sequence MPYPSASSPSLITHHPELAKKLNEFIRLSSKANSSSLCGLIVTGPSGVGKTHLIEHYLNIYKNEYLFIFISHLQQQRNIPYAGMKIGIGEFLRKVYKDLAPDQLEHFSAQLKKRLGEHFPLLFDYIPELTLLLGKDTIPPTSPTPKVENQLYSLFHILFGFLSDFLGKSILIFIDNMQWMDGSSVNLLHYLLLRLSPQQLRLIGASRESKENIIRVNQLMEWLNFETKNLEIIPLYGLRTEQTLSFLEDILKAPVAPHLHRLFHALCEGNPSYMQVLAESLKAGKLIKLQNGIWSGDIPSITQQFKGKNAREILWDRLKTLSPPTLNLLTWLSCIGSYNHQVLVSLFENDKLLLQQSLQEAVEMGLLSSLKGDYRFSETYIGEVIYDGIPLNEKTNLHYRIGKDILQNDLQALSSTERVLAAQHLNQSLELVKEAGDAFICANLNLEVGKLQKQDNAYEQARHFLKISSDLFKTLPWEMVKDLYWETNMERAKVEYHLGEYDLAEIHLDHLLERLLDLEKRAESYILKITINNHLGRYRKVVTILGEALSELGLTLPTEDTDLEAALDQLKEGIAHPIEANSITGKSINQHFILKLLYVGGMALHHTADTLMIWAALQIISRSRNTEDEGVKAIGYVSYGRMNIIAGNIDHGYQLGTKGLQINQELQDMQYRCRVFGVFAFYIQPWKKSFDQSIPLLMEGMEAGRKAGDLIGLYILKTHLFNLHLLSGHPIRPLLDYTFEESYPGMELTYYITHYQKSLIRYLSGERTFFSIPRQQPSWLAAKLTIQEERFYRNHVWARYYFLFGHYEQALRSTREANANRKLQEGSPLVPANLVLLFLSLTQNWHNLPSDKTGRHLDELKEILDACAHWHQHAPENYTATYCLLMAEWKRVNNRPSDEAIEYYKKAIHHAKNDHYNLALANELLAKHLLEEAEKPAAIQHLRAAINAYQAWEGIAKVKQLHQQYQVLLDDGSIDLEPNIETVLRELSGDLELDPLSKKLMVLLMRISGTERTGLEWIENNGDIIDQKTLTLSPSRRDFAPVPSGLMLLCHRTQTPLIVNDLDKESSFSEITALKNSGVKSFLIQPININGYLSMVIYLENRHTKDHFTEDLIRWIRIIANQGGMIIENARTHEKTLLLNQEISREIEEKKQLISFIEQQKNNHLKDLIQTQEDERQRIAGDLHDSLGSLLSTIKIQLQGLQSFTASPSKSNLDTLKKMDEAIEEVRRIAHNMSPVSLRRFGLPSALQTLIEHINASGKMLGDLQILGLDRRLPEQTELTIYRICQELVQNTLKHAQASRLHLQLINHGDSLNITAEDNGTGMDQGKVSSGFGLLGIEAKVQMLHGTFDIESQPGKGFLAVIDIPLTRIIQ; translated from the coding sequence ATGCCCTATCCCAGTGCTTCATCCCCATCCCTCATCACCCACCACCCGGAGCTGGCCAAAAAGCTGAATGAATTCATAAGGCTATCATCAAAAGCCAATTCCTCGTCCCTATGTGGCCTTATTGTTACAGGTCCTTCAGGAGTGGGCAAAACGCATTTGATAGAGCACTATTTAAACATTTACAAAAACGAATACCTCTTCATCTTCATCAGCCACCTACAGCAGCAGCGTAATATTCCGTATGCTGGAATGAAAATTGGGATCGGAGAATTTTTGAGGAAAGTCTATAAGGATTTGGCTCCTGACCAGTTGGAGCATTTCTCTGCGCAGCTAAAAAAACGGCTTGGCGAGCATTTCCCACTTCTTTTTGATTATATCCCAGAACTGACCTTGCTCCTTGGCAAGGACACCATTCCCCCTACGTCACCCACTCCAAAAGTAGAAAATCAGCTCTACTCCCTCTTTCATATTCTCTTTGGGTTTTTAAGTGACTTTCTAGGCAAATCGATATTAATCTTCATCGATAATATGCAGTGGATGGACGGGTCAAGTGTCAACCTATTGCACTATCTCTTGCTGCGCTTATCTCCCCAGCAATTGAGGCTGATCGGCGCCAGTAGGGAATCCAAGGAGAACATTATCCGGGTAAACCAGCTGATGGAATGGCTGAATTTTGAGACCAAAAACCTGGAGATCATCCCACTTTATGGCTTACGTACCGAACAGACCCTTTCCTTTCTTGAGGATATTCTGAAAGCTCCGGTGGCCCCGCACCTCCATCGCTTATTTCACGCCCTTTGCGAGGGGAACCCAAGTTACATGCAAGTGCTGGCCGAAAGCCTAAAAGCGGGAAAACTGATCAAGCTGCAAAACGGCATTTGGTCTGGGGACATCCCTAGCATTACCCAGCAGTTTAAAGGGAAAAATGCCCGTGAAATCCTTTGGGATCGTCTAAAAACCCTCAGCCCACCTACGCTTAACCTGCTTACCTGGCTGTCTTGTATTGGGAGCTATAACCACCAAGTGTTGGTTTCATTGTTCGAAAACGACAAACTGCTCCTTCAGCAAAGCCTTCAAGAGGCGGTGGAAATGGGATTGCTCAGCTCCTTGAAAGGTGATTACCGCTTTTCTGAAACCTACATTGGGGAAGTGATCTATGATGGGATCCCGCTGAATGAGAAAACCAACCTTCACTATCGCATAGGCAAGGACATCCTCCAAAATGACTTGCAAGCGCTCAGCAGTACTGAACGCGTCTTGGCTGCACAGCATCTCAACCAATCCTTGGAACTGGTCAAAGAAGCCGGAGACGCCTTTATCTGTGCCAACCTCAACTTGGAAGTAGGCAAGCTCCAAAAGCAGGACAATGCCTATGAGCAAGCCCGGCATTTTCTTAAAATAAGTTCAGACCTCTTCAAAACCCTCCCTTGGGAAATGGTCAAGGATCTTTATTGGGAAACCAATATGGAAAGGGCAAAAGTAGAATACCACCTTGGCGAATACGATCTGGCTGAGATTCACTTGGACCATTTGTTGGAGAGGCTCCTTGATCTGGAAAAAAGGGCCGAAAGCTATATCCTAAAGATCACCATTAACAACCATCTTGGACGCTACCGTAAAGTGGTCACCATCTTGGGGGAGGCGCTGTCAGAGCTTGGCCTCACCCTACCGACCGAAGACACTGATCTCGAAGCAGCACTTGACCAACTGAAAGAAGGAATCGCCCACCCCATCGAGGCCAATTCCATTACTGGTAAATCCATAAACCAACATTTCATTCTAAAATTGCTGTATGTGGGAGGAATGGCGCTGCACCATACCGCCGACACCTTAATGATCTGGGCGGCCCTTCAGATCATTAGCCGGTCCAGAAACACCGAAGATGAAGGCGTCAAAGCCATCGGCTATGTAAGCTACGGAAGGATGAACATTATCGCCGGAAATATTGACCACGGCTATCAACTGGGCACCAAAGGCCTCCAAATCAACCAAGAGCTACAGGATATGCAGTACCGATGTCGGGTATTCGGTGTTTTCGCCTTTTATATCCAACCCTGGAAAAAATCATTTGACCAGAGCATTCCCCTACTTATGGAAGGCATGGAAGCAGGGCGTAAGGCGGGTGACCTCATTGGCTTGTACATCCTGAAAACCCACCTGTTTAACCTTCATTTGCTGTCGGGACATCCGATTCGCCCATTATTGGATTATACCTTTGAGGAATCATACCCCGGTATGGAGCTGACCTATTACATCACCCACTACCAAAAAAGCCTCATCCGGTATCTTTCAGGAGAGCGTACCTTCTTTTCCATTCCTCGCCAGCAACCCAGCTGGCTTGCCGCAAAGCTGACCATTCAGGAAGAGCGCTTTTACCGTAACCATGTCTGGGCAAGGTACTATTTTCTTTTTGGCCATTACGAGCAAGCCCTCCGCAGTACCAGGGAAGCCAATGCCAACCGAAAACTACAAGAAGGCTCTCCTTTGGTTCCTGCCAATCTGGTGCTGCTATTTCTGTCCCTGACCCAAAACTGGCACAATCTTCCTTCCGACAAAACAGGTCGACACCTTGACGAACTGAAAGAAATCCTCGACGCCTGCGCCCACTGGCACCAACATGCCCCTGAAAATTATACCGCCACCTATTGCCTGCTGATGGCTGAATGGAAACGCGTAAACAATAGGCCGTCAGATGAGGCAATTGAATATTACAAGAAGGCCATCCATCATGCCAAAAACGACCATTACAATTTAGCCTTGGCGAATGAACTGCTGGCCAAACACCTTCTGGAGGAAGCCGAAAAGCCAGCAGCCATCCAGCACTTACGGGCAGCGATCAATGCTTACCAAGCTTGGGAGGGAATCGCCAAGGTAAAACAACTGCACCAACAATATCAAGTCCTGCTCGATGATGGCAGTATCGACCTAGAACCCAATATCGAAACGGTACTGAGGGAACTGAGTGGAGACTTGGAACTGGACCCTTTATCCAAAAAACTCATGGTCCTCTTGATGAGGATTTCCGGCACTGAAAGAACCGGGTTAGAGTGGATCGAAAACAATGGAGACATCATCGATCAAAAAACACTCACCCTCTCCCCTAGCCGTCGTGACTTTGCTCCCGTCCCATCTGGTCTCATGCTCTTGTGCCACCGGACACAAACACCTCTGATCGTAAACGACCTGGACAAGGAAAGTAGTTTTTCTGAAATCACAGCACTCAAAAACAGTGGAGTAAAGTCTTTCTTGATCCAGCCGATCAACATCAATGGCTACCTCTCCATGGTCATCTATCTGGAAAATCGCCATACCAAGGATCACTTCACGGAAGACCTGATCCGATGGATTCGCATCATCGCCAACCAAGGCGGAATGATTATCGAAAATGCCCGAACGCACGAAAAAACCCTATTACTCAATCAGGAGATCAGCAGAGAAATCGAAGAAAAAAAGCAACTGATTTCTTTCATCGAACAACAAAAAAACAACCACCTCAAAGACCTCATCCAGACGCAGGAAGACGAAAGACAGCGGATCGCAGGAGACCTGCATGACAGCTTAGGGTCTTTGCTTTCCACCATTAAAATCCAATTGCAAGGCTTGCAAAGCTTTACCGCTTCCCCATCCAAAAGCAACTTGGACACCTTGAAAAAAATGGATGAAGCCATTGAAGAAGTGAGAAGAATAGCCCATAACATGTCGCCCGTATCGTTACGGCGCTTTGGCCTTCCATCGGCTTTACAAACCCTCATAGAGCACATCAATGCAAGTGGTAAAATGCTTGGAGACCTTCAAATCCTGGGATTGGACAGGCGCTTGCCTGAGCAAACAGAGCTGACCATCTACCGCATCTGCCAGGAACTCGTCCAGAACACCCTCAAACATGCCCAGGCATCCCGGCTACATTTACAGCTGATCAACCACGGGGATTCCCTAAACATCACTGCAGAAGACAATGGAACGGGCATGGACCAAGGAAAAGTCTCCAGTGGCTTTGGCCTGCTGGGCATTGAAGCCAAAGTCCAAATGCTGCACGGGACTTTTGATATCGAAAGTCAGCCGGGTAAAGGATTCCTCGCGGTGATTGATATTCCTTTAACCCGGATTATACAATAG
- a CDS encoding sodium:solute symporter, with translation MSQTLVFIVISSYFLLLLLISYLTSRKTDDLTFYTANRQSPWYLVAFGMVGASLSGVTFISVPGEVGNSSWNYLQFVMGNMVGYAVIAMVLIPLFYRLNLISIYEYLRDRFGQKAYLSGAVIFLVSQTIGASFRLFLAATVLQIAFFDAYNIPFFVTVLTTATLIWIYTYKGGIKTIVWTDTLQTTFLLLAVIISIVIISQQLDLSLGELTSVIHQSPLSTVFEWDPLSNKNFFKMFFAGIFITITMNGLDQNVMQKNLTCKDQKEAKKNILWFSISFFISNLFFLSLGVLLYYFAAQNNIAIPTSSDELYPILALDHFGTLAGITFLLGIIAAAFSSADSALTALTTSFCVDIMKLPTKRHLNQRATRLKVHIGFTALIFVVIVLFDLLNNSSVVSAVFKAAGFTYGPLLGLFAFGLTNKIAVKDKLVPAICLASPVICYILDSHSAAWFGGYQFGFEILLVNGALTYLGLLLAMKK, from the coding sequence ATGAGCCAAACACTCGTATTTATCGTCATTTCATCCTATTTCCTACTGTTGCTGCTGATCAGTTACCTGACCTCGCGCAAAACAGATGACCTGACATTTTATACGGCCAATAGGCAATCGCCATGGTACCTGGTGGCTTTTGGGATGGTGGGGGCGTCCCTGTCAGGGGTTACCTTTATTTCAGTTCCAGGAGAAGTGGGCAATTCATCTTGGAATTATTTGCAATTTGTCATGGGCAACATGGTGGGCTATGCCGTGATCGCAATGGTACTGATCCCCCTATTTTACCGGCTAAACCTGATCAGTATTTATGAGTACCTCCGGGATCGTTTTGGCCAAAAAGCCTACCTATCAGGTGCGGTGATCTTTTTGGTTTCCCAAACGATTGGGGCATCTTTCCGATTGTTTTTGGCAGCCACCGTTCTGCAAATTGCTTTTTTTGATGCGTATAACATCCCGTTTTTTGTGACTGTACTCACCACCGCCACGCTCATCTGGATATACACCTACAAAGGCGGCATCAAAACCATTGTTTGGACGGACACGCTCCAAACAACCTTTCTACTGCTGGCAGTGATCATCAGCATCGTCATCATCAGCCAGCAGCTCGACCTCAGCTTGGGTGAACTCACCAGTGTCATACATCAAAGCCCGCTCTCAACGGTTTTTGAATGGGACCCCTTGTCCAATAAAAACTTCTTTAAAATGTTTTTTGCAGGCATATTTATCACCATTACCATGAATGGGCTGGACCAAAACGTCATGCAAAAAAACCTGACCTGCAAAGACCAAAAAGAAGCCAAAAAGAACATCCTGTGGTTTTCCATCAGCTTTTTTATTTCCAACCTGTTTTTCCTTTCATTGGGGGTGTTGCTCTACTATTTTGCAGCCCAAAACAACATCGCCATCCCAACAAGCTCCGATGAGCTCTACCCTATCCTTGCGCTGGATCACTTTGGTACGTTGGCAGGCATCACCTTTTTGCTTGGCATTATCGCTGCGGCATTTTCCAGTGCTGATTCGGCGTTGACAGCACTCACCACCTCTTTCTGTGTGGATATCATGAAATTGCCGACCAAACGGCACCTCAACCAAAGAGCCACGCGTCTAAAGGTTCATATAGGCTTTACGGCCCTGATTTTTGTGGTCATCGTGCTATTTGACTTGCTCAATAACAGCAGTGTGGTAAGTGCGGTGTTTAAAGCTGCAGGTTTCACCTACGGCCCACTGTTGGGATTGTTTGCGTTTGGCCTGACCAATAAAATTGCGGTTAAGGACAAGTTGGTACCGGCCATTTGTTTGGCGTCTCCTGTCATTTGCTATATACTGGACAGCCATTCGGCAGCGTGGTTTGGGGGATACCAATTTGGTTTTGAAATCCTTTTGGTCAATGGTGCCTTGACTTATTTGGGACTATTGCTGGCGATGAAAAAGTAA
- the murQ gene encoding N-acetylmuramic acid 6-phosphate etherase, giving the protein MSAQNALTTETSSLYEDLDKMNAQELLTSINQEDQKVAVAVQAAIPQIEKLITAAAEKMVKGGRLFYIGAGTSGRLGILDASEIPPTYGASPELVCGLIAGGDSAIRHAVEGAEDDLDQAWVDLKAQHITENDILIGIAASGRTPYVRGGLQTAKAHGVMTGSIACNANAQISGDADFPIEVEVGPEFVTGSTRMKAGTAQKLVLNMISTSLMIMLGKVKGNKMVNMQLSNQKLVKRGTRMILEEIPELDEGTALKLLTAHGSVKKAIDAYQNN; this is encoded by the coding sequence ATGTCTGCGCAAAACGCTCTCACCACGGAAACGTCCTCCCTCTATGAGGACTTGGATAAAATGAATGCCCAAGAGCTCTTGACGAGCATCAATCAAGAGGATCAAAAAGTAGCCGTTGCCGTTCAAGCGGCCATTCCACAAATTGAAAAACTGATCACTGCGGCGGCCGAAAAAATGGTCAAAGGAGGAAGGCTCTTTTACATCGGCGCGGGCACTTCGGGAAGGTTGGGAATTTTGGATGCTTCCGAAATTCCGCCCACTTATGGCGCCTCACCGGAGTTGGTGTGTGGCCTTATTGCTGGAGGAGACAGCGCTATCCGTCACGCAGTAGAAGGTGCTGAGGACGATCTTGACCAAGCGTGGGTGGACCTTAAAGCACAGCACATCACCGAAAACGACATCCTGATCGGCATCGCGGCATCAGGAAGGACCCCTTATGTCCGGGGAGGCTTACAAACAGCCAAAGCCCATGGAGTAATGACTGGAAGCATTGCCTGTAACGCCAATGCCCAGATTTCGGGTGATGCTGACTTCCCTATCGAGGTGGAAGTGGGGCCGGAATTTGTCACTGGCAGCACCCGGATGAAGGCAGGAACTGCTCAAAAACTAGTCCTCAACATGATCAGTACCAGCTTGATGATTATGCTCGGCAAAGTAAAAGGCAACAAAATGGTCAATATGCAGCTCAGCAACCAAAAACTGGTAAAAAGAGGCACAAGGATGATCCTTGAGGAAATCCCCGAACTGGATGAGGGTACGGCACTGAAACTGTTGACTGCTCACGGCTCCGTAAAAAAGGCTATAGACGCTTATCAAAACAACTAA
- a CDS encoding 6-bladed beta-propeller: MKFIVIFLLTACVFLFQCQKAPKTTSDIPVIHIDHDEKKAVQLEDFASDYVEIPLELTDHSMIKYVQDITVSDEHLYIVDIKNGVLQFDLEGNFIKNIGEIGDKGPGTYSTPTSIAFNEEEQAILMADMFRFSLYKFDTAGKLMAAVKKLPGNPFLIKNAIDGYQVVAEKFVNGDDGEYFISADIVSTSKEFDIQKKIKVDHLKLKGSSGAVRRQPSVLFYSAYDSTNYFYNPILLPPRAYRGKFIRDTLYQVENDRVLPKVRFEFSREVWDGKEKVYHLRNIMAFDHFFLVKYEYRNTPYLFIYDRDMKEGFVVKEGFSVPGYEVKYMPHSKSNGQLYLIVQHPPKPGEIEPNPSIVLF, from the coding sequence ATGAAATTCATTGTGATTTTTCTTTTGACGGCCTGTGTTTTTCTTTTTCAATGCCAAAAGGCACCTAAAACGACCTCGGATATACCCGTTATTCACATTGATCATGATGAGAAGAAAGCGGTTCAGCTGGAGGATTTCGCGAGTGATTATGTAGAAATCCCATTAGAATTGACAGATCATAGTATGATTAAATACGTCCAAGATATTACTGTTTCGGATGAGCATCTTTACATTGTCGATATCAAGAATGGAGTTTTGCAGTTTGACCTGGAGGGTAACTTTATTAAAAATATTGGGGAAATAGGAGATAAAGGTCCCGGGACGTATTCCACCCCGACCTCAATTGCGTTTAATGAAGAAGAGCAGGCAATCCTGATGGCAGATATGTTTCGGTTTTCATTGTATAAATTTGATACCGCAGGGAAGTTAATGGCTGCGGTCAAAAAATTGCCTGGCAATCCCTTTCTTATCAAAAATGCTATTGATGGCTATCAGGTAGTGGCAGAGAAGTTTGTCAATGGAGATGATGGTGAATATTTTATTTCAGCGGATATTGTTAGCACTAGTAAAGAATTTGATATTCAAAAAAAGATAAAGGTAGATCATCTAAAATTAAAGGGCTCATCGGGAGCTGTGAGGAGACAGCCCTCCGTGCTATTTTATTCGGCATATGACTCCACAAATTATTTTTATAACCCCATACTTCTTCCTCCTCGTGCATACAGGGGTAAATTCATTCGCGACACGTTGTATCAAGTGGAGAATGATCGTGTTTTGCCAAAAGTGAGGTTTGAATTTTCAAGAGAGGTGTGGGATGGAAAGGAGAAAGTTTATCACCTCCGAAATATCATGGCTTTTGACCATTTTTTCTTAGTCAAATATGAATATCGGAACACACCCTATTTGTTTATTTATGACAGGGATATGAAAGAAGGGTTTGTGGTCAAAGAAGGCTTTAGTGTGCCGGGATATGAAGTGAAATATATGCCACACTCAAAATCCAATGGGCAATTGTATTTGATCGTCCAGCATCCACCCAAACCTGGCGAAATAGAACCTAATCCATCCATAGTTCTTTTTTGA
- a CDS encoding BadF/BadG/BcrA/BcrD ATPase family protein, with translation MLLIADSGSTKTDWRLVDEEGNTIDAVQCKGLNPYFLTENEIAQIIQNEVLPVTKGVEKVIFYGAGCGLPEKVSQVKNAIESVLPVKYPTEVYGDILGAARSLLQDQRGITCILGTGANSCVYDGKDIIDNVPSLGYILADWGSGTVLCKDLISLILQEKIAPEIRADFLATYPMDLREILDKIYNKPQANRYLASFTPFLLKYAHHPACEKILKDNFRKFFDYYVLAYEAHGLNDTITFSGSIAYHFSDFLHAIADEYGLAIHKIIQHPMNGLIKYHCKTVPAIK, from the coding sequence ATGCTGTTAATCGCAGATAGTGGATCCACTAAAACCGATTGGAGATTAGTGGATGAAGAGGGAAACACCATTGATGCAGTGCAATGCAAGGGGCTGAACCCCTATTTTTTGACGGAAAATGAAATTGCACAAATCATCCAAAACGAAGTACTCCCCGTCACGAAGGGCGTCGAAAAGGTGATTTTCTACGGTGCCGGTTGTGGCCTCCCGGAAAAAGTCAGCCAAGTAAAAAATGCCATTGAATCCGTACTGCCTGTCAAATACCCCACCGAAGTATATGGCGACATCCTTGGAGCGGCCAGGAGCCTTTTGCAAGACCAACGTGGCATCACCTGTATCTTGGGCACAGGAGCTAATTCCTGCGTCTATGATGGAAAAGACATCATAGACAATGTCCCATCCCTTGGATATATCCTAGCAGATTGGGGCAGTGGAACAGTCCTTTGCAAAGACCTCATTTCGCTCATCCTCCAAGAAAAGATCGCGCCAGAAATCAGGGCTGACTTCCTCGCTACCTACCCGATGGACCTTCGGGAAATCCTGGACAAAATCTATAATAAGCCACAAGCAAACCGATATTTGGCATCTTTCACCCCATTCTTGCTGAAATATGCGCACCATCCAGCTTGTGAAAAAATCCTCAAGGACAATTTCAGAAAATTCTTTGACTACTATGTATTGGCCTATGAGGCGCATGGGCTGAACGACACCATTACGTTCAGCGGATCCATTGCTTATCATTTCAGCGATTTCCTACATGCTATTGCCGATGAATACGGATTAGCCATCCACAAAATCATACAGCACCCTATGAACGGGCTAATCAAATACCATTGTAAAACCGTACCCGCTATTAAATAA